A stretch of Anaerolineae bacterium DNA encodes these proteins:
- a CDS encoding SDR family oxidoreductase encodes MKLDGRVAIITGAGRGIGRATALLFAREGARVALAARSSGELEAVVAQIEAQGGQALGVPTDVRDKGQVQRLVAATLDRFGGVDILINNAGVARHGYVLDTTEEDWDLTFDVNVKGVFLCTQAVLPHMISRRSGKIIHVSSGAGLRGSAWKAAYSASKFAVIGFAESLAQEVGRYGINVNTICPGPVATEMRAQNYPFERPELLPQPEEVAKLALFLASDDARTIHNAVIRVAVGPEPIPTDERQTEDGEPPR; translated from the coding sequence ATGAAGCTTGACGGGCGGGTGGCCATCATCACCGGGGCAGGCCGGGGGATAGGACGGGCCACAGCGTTGCTCTTTGCTCGGGAGGGAGCGCGAGTGGCCCTGGCGGCCCGGAGCTCTGGTGAACTCGAGGCAGTGGTAGCCCAGATCGAGGCCCAGGGTGGGCAGGCATTGGGGGTTCCCACCGATGTGCGCGACAAGGGTCAGGTGCAGCGTCTGGTCGCGGCTACGCTGGATCGCTTTGGGGGTGTGGACATCCTCATCAACAACGCCGGCGTGGCCCGCCACGGGTACGTGCTCGACACTACCGAGGAGGACTGGGATCTGACCTTTGACGTGAACGTCAAGGGGGTCTTTCTCTGCACCCAGGCAGTACTCCCCCACATGATCTCTCGACGGTCTGGCAAGATCATCCACGTGTCGTCGGGCGCGGGCCTGAGGGGCTCGGCCTGGAAGGCGGCTTACAGCGCCTCCAAGTTCGCCGTGATCGGTTTCGCCGAGTCGCTGGCACAAGAGGTGGGGCGGTACGGAATCAACGTGAATACCATCTGCCCCGGGCCCGTGGCTACGGAGATGCGAGCCCAGAACTACCCCTTCGAGAGGCCCGAACTGCTGCCCCAGCCGGAAGAGGTGGCGAAGTTGGCCCTGTTCCTGGCCTCCGACGATGCCCGTACCATCCACAACGCGGTCATACGAGTTGCCGTGGGCCCGGAGCCCATCCCAACCGACGAACGGCAGACTGAGGATGGAGAGCCGCCGCGATAG
- a CDS encoding ABC transporter substrate-binding protein has protein sequence MDPTELNRRTFLKVTGLAATAAVAAACAAAPTPAPTTAPAAEEPTATPAAAAAEAPTAPPAAKYKEAPALAQKVAAGELPPVEERLPKEPMVVPVEEEIGQYGGTWYRAAVGPGDAWAAGRLAYENLLRYAKDGNTIINNLAKSYEANEDGTEFTFYLREGMRWSDGEPFTADDFVFYYEDGLLNKDLYPTFPSDLRDPVHGEPMTLEKVDDYTIKITFQSPYWLFIRTLASYTGTDMFRWPKHYLQQFHPNYADADELAAKVKDAGFDNWWELFTNRRDWTNPECPVVWPFVPTRVPPDVPIVWERNPYYWKVDPEGNQLPYIDRIQWDVVENSDLLNLKALAGEISMQFRHILWSNYPLFIESAEQGDYRVLQWVDGTGPNSMLYFCFNHKNEALREIFNNRDFRIALSLGIQRSDINELAYQGMGRPVQATATPECPYSKEEYLNRWIEHDPDTANAMLDEMGLSQRDDEGFRTLPSGDPLTITVEYAPVFGPWRDCVSLIADQWKEIGIRIITKEEDRSLWQQHMDGSEFDMSVWTMGGAYNPLLGPTWWLPGTYAANEWLRWRDTKGERGEEPPPEVKLQYELYERIKAAPPDELDAVAQQFVDNHSDNIWFVGVVGLLPVLVIVKNNFRNVPEVALSDDRAKTPGCTNIEQYFIRSA, from the coding sequence ATGGATCCGACCGAGTTGAACCGACGGACATTTCTCAAGGTCACGGGACTGGCAGCTACTGCGGCGGTCGCCGCAGCCTGCGCAGCCGCTCCCACTCCGGCTCCCACCACTGCGCCGGCTGCCGAAGAACCCACTGCCACTCCCGCCGCAGCTGCAGCTGAGGCACCGACCGCGCCCCCGGCAGCCAAGTACAAGGAGGCGCCAGCGCTGGCCCAGAAGGTAGCCGCCGGTGAGCTGCCCCCGGTGGAGGAGCGCCTGCCTAAAGAACCGATGGTGGTCCCGGTCGAGGAGGAAATCGGCCAGTACGGCGGCACCTGGTACCGCGCCGCCGTGGGTCCCGGGGACGCCTGGGCCGCCGGTCGCCTGGCGTATGAGAACTTGCTGCGCTACGCCAAGGACGGCAACACCATCATCAACAACCTGGCCAAGAGCTACGAGGCCAATGAAGACGGCACCGAGTTCACCTTCTACCTGCGCGAGGGCATGCGCTGGTCCGATGGCGAGCCCTTCACCGCCGATGACTTCGTCTTCTACTACGAGGACGGCCTCCTCAACAAGGACCTTTATCCCACCTTCCCCTCCGACCTGCGGGACCCGGTGCACGGCGAGCCCATGACTCTGGAGAAGGTGGATGACTACACCATCAAGATCACCTTCCAGAGCCCCTACTGGCTCTTCATCAGGACCCTGGCCAGTTACACCGGTACCGACATGTTCCGCTGGCCTAAGCACTACCTGCAGCAGTTCCACCCCAACTACGCCGACGCCGACGAGCTGGCCGCGAAAGTCAAGGACGCTGGCTTCGACAACTGGTGGGAGCTGTTCACCAACCGCCGCGACTGGACCAATCCCGAGTGCCCCGTCGTATGGCCCTTCGTGCCCACCCGGGTCCCGCCCGACGTCCCCATCGTCTGGGAGCGCAACCCCTACTACTGGAAGGTGGATCCAGAGGGCAACCAGTTACCCTATATAGACCGCATCCAGTGGGACGTGGTAGAGAACTCCGATCTATTGAACCTCAAGGCCCTGGCCGGCGAGATTAGCATGCAGTTCCGCCACATCCTGTGGAGCAACTACCCGCTGTTCATCGAGAGCGCCGAGCAGGGCGACTACCGGGTGCTTCAGTGGGTAGATGGCACTGGCCCCAACTCCATGCTCTACTTCTGCTTCAATCACAAGAACGAAGCCTTGCGAGAGATCTTCAACAACCGCGACTTCCGCATCGCCCTGTCCTTGGGCATCCAGCGTTCCGACATCAACGAGCTGGCCTATCAGGGCATGGGCAGGCCGGTGCAGGCCACGGCCACTCCCGAGTGCCCGTACAGCAAAGAGGAGTACCTCAACCGCTGGATCGAGCATGACCCCGACACCGCCAATGCCATGCTGGACGAGATGGGCCTCAGCCAGCGCGACGACGAGGGCTTCCGCACTCTTCCCAGCGGCGATCCCCTGACCATCACGGTCGAGTACGCCCCCGTCTTCGGCCCCTGGCGCGATTGCGTCAGCCTGATCGCCGACCAGTGGAAGGAGATCGGCATTCGCATCATTACCAAGGAGGAGGACCGCAGCCTCTGGCAACAGCACATGGATGGCAGCGAATTCGACATGTCCGTGTGGACTATGGGCGGCGCCTACAACCCTCTCCTGGGCCCCACCTGGTGGCTCCCCGGCACCTACGCCGCCAATGAGTGGCTCCGCTGGCGGGACACCAAGGGCGAGCGGGGAGAGGAACCCCCGCCGGAGGTCAAGCTTCAGTACGAGCTGTACGAGAGGATCAAGGCCGCCCCACCTGACGAGCTGGACGCCGTGGCTCAGCAGTTCGTAGACAACCATTCCGACAACATCTGGTTCGTGGGCGTGGTCGGCCTGCTGCCGGTGCTGGTCATCGTGAAGAACAACTTCCGCAACGTGCCCGAGGTGGCCCTATCCGACGACCGGGCCAAGACGCCCGGCTGCACCAACATCGAGCAGTACTTCATCAGGAGTGCATGA
- a CDS encoding ABC transporter permease: MSRYLAYLSLTFKLAASRLRNRMGLTLLSLVGISLSVGLVVSIPVFSELVSRLVLRQELTDFASVNQRPLFTLRYYSLPSTGWPMKVSDVDLNGLWLADITRREIGLPIVSSYTQVESPGLLFRPGTGESESDGGTTRGSGGAVTFFSVAFIEGAEQNLEVTSGAPFATAEDSPYLEVWVQPPLAAKLGLNVGDVHRLAYFAAGQQDPIPIHIAGVWQPREGSEGFWYGDPTKALQDHFLTTRDAYVRFVEPRVYERTGFNFWYFVLDDNRMMLDRVEHYARGLEQVRRLSGEKLPRPGLDLSPIEPLRQAAKRKDMLSTMLYGMSLPVLGLLFFFLGLISSIAVRYQKGEAALLSSRGATGFHILGISLAEALILGAVGIPLSLLTGYALSRLAGQAHDFLSFGSRDLPQTGLMGMDVRFFLAAIGLSVLTRLIPAVGAARQSVVQYERERSRPRISPPWLRLTLVVPLVISTGYAYRQLQIRGTLGMLSWEPSGSPLQDPLIFLAPTLFFFAAALLVASVFPLLMRLLDFLAARLLAVPGYLGFRNLGREGGQYANALFLVVLCLAVGAFQASMAQSANRWFVERLQYRVGADFSFKLVEEESFGARLLPVTDYLQIRGVEDAARMGEYPAEFKAPNASRSQKIRLLGVDRVDFQRVAYWRRDYAPESLGELMNRLALVPDGLIVPRQALGQTGLQAGDKIRLDVSVDYERRSMEFTIAGVYDYFPTVYPEVQPAVIANLEYIFERAGMTLTHGVWLRTAPGMDAKRLYDACGGLGVIITQIKDLRGMVSDDTSRLERVGVFGMLSIGFLASAGLSILGLLMYISASLSSRLQRFAVLRAIGFSLNQLMTVVTLEFVTVIVYGVGGGSFLGVLASELFVPYFQLTEDPSLPVPPFVAEIAWREIGMFSLVFAALLGSAVAALLYGVARRQLAQALRLGDQE; this comes from the coding sequence TTGTCTCGCTATCTGGCCTATCTCTCGCTCACCTTCAAGCTGGCCGCCAGCCGTCTGCGCAACCGCATGGGTCTCACGCTTCTCAGCCTGGTGGGCATAAGCCTGTCCGTGGGGCTGGTGGTGTCCATTCCCGTCTTCTCCGAGCTCGTCAGCCGTTTGGTGCTCCGGCAGGAACTGACGGACTTCGCATCGGTGAACCAGCGGCCCCTGTTCACCCTGCGCTACTACTCGCTACCCAGCACCGGCTGGCCCATGAAGGTAAGCGACGTGGACTTGAACGGTCTCTGGTTGGCCGATATCACTCGCCGCGAGATCGGCCTGCCCATCGTCTCCAGCTACACTCAAGTGGAGAGCCCTGGGCTCCTGTTCCGGCCGGGCACGGGCGAGAGCGAGAGCGACGGGGGCACCACCAGAGGCAGCGGCGGGGCGGTGACCTTCTTCAGCGTGGCCTTCATTGAGGGGGCAGAGCAGAACCTTGAGGTAACCAGCGGCGCCCCCTTCGCCACCGCCGAGGACTCTCCCTACCTTGAGGTCTGGGTCCAGCCCCCCCTGGCCGCAAAGCTCGGCCTCAACGTAGGCGACGTGCACCGCCTGGCCTACTTCGCCGCCGGGCAGCAAGACCCCATCCCCATCCACATCGCCGGCGTGTGGCAGCCACGCGAGGGCTCGGAAGGCTTCTGGTATGGGGACCCCACCAAGGCGCTGCAAGACCACTTCCTCACCACCCGCGACGCCTACGTGCGTTTCGTCGAGCCCCGTGTCTACGAGAGGACCGGCTTCAACTTCTGGTACTTCGTCCTCGATGACAACAGGATGATGCTCGACCGGGTGGAGCACTACGCCCGAGGCCTGGAGCAGGTGCGGCGCCTCTCGGGCGAGAAGCTCCCCCGGCCCGGACTCGACCTGTCTCCCATCGAGCCTCTGCGCCAGGCAGCTAAGCGCAAAGACATGCTCTCCACCATGCTCTATGGCATGAGCTTGCCGGTTCTGGGGCTGCTCTTCTTCTTCCTCGGGCTTATCTCATCTATCGCCGTACGGTACCAGAAGGGCGAAGCCGCCCTTCTCTCTAGCCGTGGGGCCACCGGCTTCCATATCCTGGGCATCAGCCTGGCGGAGGCGCTCATCTTGGGCGCGGTGGGCATCCCGCTTAGCCTACTTACCGGCTACGCGCTCTCCCGCTTGGCGGGGCAGGCCCACGACTTCCTCTCTTTCGGTTCTCGGGACCTGCCTCAGACGGGGCTGATGGGTATGGACGTCCGCTTCTTCCTGGCCGCCATCGGCCTGAGTGTCCTTACCCGCCTAATCCCTGCCGTGGGAGCCGCGCGCCAGAGCGTAGTCCAGTACGAACGCGAAAGGTCCCGCCCCCGCATCTCGCCCCCGTGGCTGCGCTTGACCCTGGTCGTACCCCTGGTGATCTCCACCGGGTACGCCTATCGGCAATTGCAGATCCGGGGTACCCTGGGGATGCTCTCCTGGGAGCCCTCGGGTAGCCCTCTACAGGATCCGCTCATCTTCCTGGCGCCCACCTTGTTCTTCTTCGCCGCCGCCCTTCTGGTAGCCAGCGTCTTCCCTCTGCTCATGCGCCTGCTGGACTTCCTGGCGGCCCGCTTGCTGGCCGTACCCGGGTACCTGGGCTTTCGCAACTTGGGGCGGGAGGGTGGTCAGTACGCCAACGCCCTCTTCCTAGTGGTGCTGTGCCTGGCGGTGGGCGCCTTCCAGGCTTCAATGGCCCAGAGCGCCAACCGCTGGTTCGTGGAGCGGCTGCAGTACCGCGTAGGCGCCGACTTCAGCTTCAAGCTGGTGGAAGAGGAGTCCTTCGGCGCTCGCCTCCTGCCCGTAACCGACTACCTGCAGATCCGCGGCGTGGAGGACGCTGCTCGCATGGGAGAGTACCCCGCCGAGTTCAAGGCCCCCAACGCCTCTCGCTCCCAGAAGATCCGCCTTCTGGGCGTGGACCGGGTCGACTTCCAGCGGGTCGCCTACTGGCGCCGGGACTACGCTCCCGAGTCACTGGGGGAGCTGATGAATCGGCTGGCGCTGGTGCCCGATGGCCTCATCGTCCCTCGCCAGGCGCTGGGCCAGACGGGCCTGCAAGCAGGGGACAAGATCCGGCTGGACGTGTCGGTGGACTACGAGCGGCGCAGCATGGAGTTCACCATCGCCGGCGTCTACGACTACTTCCCCACCGTCTATCCCGAGGTTCAGCCGGCCGTCATCGCCAACTTGGAATACATTTTCGAACGCGCCGGGATGACCCTTACCCACGGCGTCTGGCTCCGCACCGCTCCGGGCATGGACGCCAAGCGGCTGTATGACGCCTGCGGTGGGCTGGGCGTTATCATCACCCAGATCAAGGACCTGCGGGGCATGGTCAGCGACGACACTTCCCGCCTGGAACGAGTGGGCGTGTTCGGCATGCTGTCTATCGGCTTCCTCGCCTCCGCCGGCCTCTCCATCCTGGGGCTGCTCATGTACATCTCCGCCTCGCTGTCGTCGCGCCTGCAGCGGTTCGCCGTTCTGCGCGCCATTGGCTTCAGCCTGAACCAGCTCATGACGGTGGTGACCCTGGAATTCGTCACCGTCATCGTCTATGGCGTCGGTGGAGGGTCATTCCTGGGAGTGCTCGCGTCCGAGCTGTTCGTGCCCTACTTCCAGCTCACCGAGGACCCCAGCCTACCCGTGCCCCCGTTCGTCGCCGAGATCGCCTGGCGGGAGATTGGCATGTTCTCGCTAGTCTTCGCGGCGCTGCTGGGCTCCGCCGTGGCCGCCCTTCTCTACGGCGTAGCCCGGCGGCAATTGGCCCAGGCTTTGCGGCTGGGCGACCAGGAGTAA
- a CDS encoding class I mannose-6-phosphate isomerase: protein MDVSVSQARTLAEAPLKLSYNRVWRIYRGGRLIDELRGAANPADGQFPEDWIASDTRALNEGREQLVEGLSQVVLEDGSVVYLRRLLELAPEAFLGAEHVRRFGSGLALLVKLLDSAERLQIQAHPSPEFSRQHLNDRFGKTESWLVLGTRCVGGQEPYILLGFAERMDKAGFRDLVIRQDSAGMEQALNRIAVEPGDMYIVRAGVPHAIGPGVFMVEVQEPTDWVVSAEFQVGQVHLSERAALMGLDVDLALDVFDFDGPTGMDAVAAATLRRRPGDSGAEITLIGAEDTDLFSACELHIVGDLPDPHRGRAYSGIVVQGEGELVTAQGAVPLNQGDSFFVPASSRHEGYRSSHGMTVIASFPPG from the coding sequence ATGGATGTGAGCGTCTCTCAGGCACGAACGCTGGCCGAGGCGCCGCTGAAGCTGAGCTACAACCGGGTGTGGCGCATCTATCGCGGCGGGCGTCTCATAGACGAACTGCGCGGAGCGGCCAACCCGGCGGATGGGCAGTTCCCCGAGGACTGGATCGCCTCCGACACCCGCGCTCTGAATGAGGGCCGGGAGCAGCTGGTCGAGGGTTTGAGCCAGGTGGTGCTGGAGGATGGGAGCGTGGTCTACCTGCGCCGTCTCCTGGAGCTGGCGCCGGAGGCCTTCCTGGGCGCGGAGCATGTCCGTCGGTTCGGCAGTGGTCTAGCTCTGCTGGTGAAGCTGCTGGACTCGGCCGAGAGGCTGCAGATCCAGGCGCACCCCAGCCCGGAATTTTCCCGGCAGCACCTCAACGATCGCTTTGGAAAGACGGAGTCATGGCTTGTCCTTGGCACCCGCTGCGTCGGTGGCCAGGAGCCCTACATCCTCCTCGGCTTCGCGGAGCGCATGGACAAAGCCGGGTTCAGGGACTTGGTGATACGGCAGGACAGCGCCGGCATGGAGCAGGCCCTCAACCGGATAGCTGTCGAGCCGGGGGACATGTACATCGTACGGGCCGGGGTCCCCCACGCCATCGGGCCGGGTGTCTTCATGGTCGAGGTGCAAGAGCCGACCGACTGGGTAGTGAGTGCCGAGTTCCAGGTGGGCCAGGTGCACCTGAGCGAACGGGCCGCTCTGATGGGACTGGACGTGGACTTGGCTCTGGACGTGTTCGACTTCGATGGCCCAACCGGAATGGACGCCGTGGCTGCCGCCACCCTTCGCCGCCGTCCGGGGGATAGCGGGGCGGAGATAACGCTCATCGGGGCGGAGGACACAGACCTCTTCTCCGCCTGCGAACTGCATATTGTGGGTGACCTCCCGGATCCTCACCGGGGGAGGGCCTACTCTGGCATAGTGGTGCAGGGTGAGGGAGAGCTGGTGACAGCGCAGGGGGCGGTGCCCCTCAACCAGGGCGACTCTTTCTTCGTGCCTGCCTCCTCCCGCCACGAAGGTTACCGATCCTCACATGGGATGACGGTCATCGCCAGCTTCCCTCCGGGGTGA
- a CDS encoding tetratricopeptide repeat protein yields the protein MSERSSEERRRAFELSNRGASYLQEGKPEKALPLLREALSSLPDDPSIMLNLGGAYVVLGRYIEAEAVLSRAAEVAPNDPLVWSNLGAALLRLRLGDEGECQRRAIAAFRRALELDPKAPNVAYNLALVHRERGEWEQAARFFQLAMEADPNDPDARSLYEKMRNRAAGQGPNEKATPPD from the coding sequence GTGAGTGAGAGATCGAGCGAAGAGCGCCGCCGGGCGTTCGAGCTGAGTAACAGAGGGGCCTCGTACCTGCAAGAGGGCAAGCCGGAGAAGGCCCTGCCTCTCCTTCGAGAGGCGCTCTCCAGCCTGCCGGACGATCCGAGCATCATGCTGAACCTGGGAGGGGCCTACGTGGTGCTAGGGCGGTACATCGAGGCCGAGGCCGTCCTCAGCCGGGCGGCGGAAGTGGCACCCAACGATCCTCTCGTGTGGTCCAACCTGGGCGCTGCGCTGCTGCGGTTGCGGCTGGGGGACGAGGGCGAATGCCAACGAAGGGCCATTGCTGCCTTTCGGCGAGCTCTGGAGCTGGACCCGAAGGCCCCCAACGTGGCCTACAACCTGGCCCTGGTACACAGGGAGCGGGGGGAATGGGAACAAGCGGCGCGCTTCTTCCAGCTGGCCATGGAGGCTGATCCGAACGATCCGGATGCTCGCAGTCTGTACGAGAAGATGAGGAACCGGGCCGCCGGCCAGGGCCCGAACGAGAAGGCCACGCCGCCCGACTAG
- a CDS encoding AAA family ATPase, whose translation MFRQPQPQPSSRQPLAARMRPQTLEEFVGQEDILGPGRILRQAIERDQVSSIILWGPPGVGKTTLAVIIANATKSQFTSLSAVTSGVADIRRVVQEARRALQSSGVRTILLVDEIHRFNKAQQDALLPYVEDGTVILIGATTENPYFEVIGPLVSRSRVFQLRPLSEEHLLTIMRRALADEERGLGRIPLEVEEEALRHIAKLAGGDARVALNALESAATATPADRDGVVRITLAVAEQAMQRRAILYDKDGDAHYDTISAFIKSMRGSDPDAALYWLAKMIYAGEDPRFIVRRMIIFASEDVGMADPQALQVAVAAARALEWVGLPEAQYNLAHAAIYLATAPKSNSAGGYFAALADVEREGQVQVPRHLQDASRDGAALGHGEGYLYPHDFPGHWVEQQYLPDALRGRAYYRPGRLGYERRVSERLARLRGGEGPERQAEDREGGGG comes from the coding sequence ATGTTCCGGCAGCCGCAGCCCCAGCCATCCAGCCGGCAGCCGCTGGCGGCGCGGATGCGCCCCCAGACGCTGGAGGAGTTCGTAGGGCAGGAGGACATTCTGGGCCCGGGCCGCATCTTGAGGCAGGCCATCGAGAGGGATCAGGTGTCTTCCATCATCCTTTGGGGCCCTCCGGGCGTGGGCAAGACCACCCTAGCGGTCATCATTGCCAACGCCACCAAGTCCCAGTTCACCTCCCTGAGCGCGGTGACCAGCGGTGTGGCCGACATCCGCCGGGTGGTGCAGGAGGCGCGGCGCGCCTTACAGTCCTCCGGCGTGCGCACCATCCTGTTGGTGGACGAGATCCACCGGTTCAACAAGGCTCAGCAGGATGCTCTGCTTCCCTACGTGGAGGATGGCACGGTGATCCTGATCGGGGCGACCACTGAGAACCCCTACTTCGAGGTGATCGGGCCGCTGGTGTCCCGCAGCCGGGTATTCCAGCTTCGGCCGCTCTCCGAGGAGCATCTGTTGACCATAATGCGGCGGGCGCTGGCGGATGAAGAGCGGGGGTTGGGGCGAATCCCCCTCGAGGTGGAGGAGGAAGCGCTGAGACACATCGCCAAGCTGGCCGGTGGCGACGCACGGGTGGCGCTGAACGCGCTGGAATCGGCGGCCACGGCCACTCCAGCGGACCGTGACGGCGTGGTGCGAATCACCCTGGCGGTGGCGGAGCAGGCCATGCAGCGGCGAGCCATCCTCTACGACAAAGATGGCGACGCTCACTACGACACCATCAGCGCCTTCATTAAGAGCATGCGTGGTTCCGACCCGGATGCGGCCCTGTACTGGCTGGCTAAGATGATCTACGCCGGGGAAGACCCCCGCTTCATCGTCCGGCGGATGATCATCTTTGCCTCGGAGGACGTGGGCATGGCTGACCCTCAGGCGCTGCAGGTGGCGGTGGCGGCGGCTCGGGCCCTGGAATGGGTGGGCCTGCCGGAGGCGCAGTACAACCTGGCCCACGCTGCCATCTACTTGGCCACGGCACCCAAGTCTAACTCGGCCGGTGGTTACTTCGCCGCTCTGGCGGACGTGGAGCGGGAGGGTCAGGTGCAGGTTCCTCGCCACTTGCAGGATGCCAGCCGCGACGGAGCGGCGCTGGGCCATGGGGAGGGTTACCTGTACCCCCATGACTTCCCGGGGCATTGGGTGGAGCAGCAGTACCTGCCAGACGCTCTCCGGGGCCGGGCCTACTACCGCCCCGGGCGCCTGGGGTACGAGCGACGGGTGTCCGAGCGCCTCGCACGCCTGCGAGGAGGGGAGGGACCCGAGCGGCAGGCCGAGGACCGGGAAGGAGGCGGTGGCTGA
- a CDS encoding cation-binding protein yields MMPVGPLMVEHRLIERWVTLLEPQGQQMEAEFLIASVDFLQTYADRIHHGKEEDILFHFLSEKALSTEHRRTMEDLIEEHVRMRRFVASLAHAGPRGEGWAGLQVLPQLYRAHIAKEDKQFFLPAMTYLTPEEQAQVLDQFREFDRRMIHEKCKAAVGAWEARAPQWAKHSRS; encoded by the coding sequence ATGATGCCAGTAGGTCCTCTCATGGTTGAGCACCGTCTCATCGAGCGTTGGGTGACCCTGCTAGAGCCACAGGGCCAGCAGATGGAAGCGGAGTTCCTCATTGCCTCTGTTGACTTCCTGCAGACCTATGCTGATCGCATCCACCACGGCAAGGAAGAGGACATCCTGTTCCATTTCCTCTCAGAGAAGGCACTCTCGACCGAGCACAGGCGCACCATGGAGGATCTGATCGAGGAACACGTACGGATGCGGCGATTCGTGGCCAGTCTGGCTCACGCGGGCCCACGTGGCGAGGGATGGGCAGGCCTGCAGGTGCTACCCCAGCTCTACCGAGCCCACATTGCCAAGGAAGACAAGCAGTTCTTCCTTCCCGCCATGACCTACCTCACTCCAGAGGAGCAGGCTCAGGTGCTCGACCAGTTCCGGGAGTTCGATCGCCGTATGATCCATGAGAAATGCAAGGCGGCGGTTGGTGCCTGGGAGGCGCGAGCGCCCCAATGGGCGAAGCACTCCCGGTCGTGA